From one Bos javanicus breed banteng chromosome 15, ARS-OSU_banteng_1.0, whole genome shotgun sequence genomic stretch:
- the LOC133261242 gene encoding olfactory receptor 52N1: protein MLLLNDTSLTPVSFILNGIPGLEEVHLWVSFPLCTMYSIAITGNFGLMYLIYSEEALHRPMHIFLALLSFTDVLTCTSTLPNTLFILWFNLKEIDFKACLAQMFFVHTFTGMESGVLMLMALDRYVAICYPLRYATVLTNAVIAKAGLLTFLRGVMLVIPFTFLTKRLPYCRGNVILHTYCDHMSVAKISCGNVKVNAIYGLMVALLIGGFDILCITVSYTMILQAVVSLSSAEAQQKAFSTCTAHIFAIVITYVPAFFTFFTHRFGGCSIPPHIHIIMANLYLLMPPTMNPIVYGIKTKQIQTCITRFLLKGKDNPSHNI, encoded by the coding sequence ATGTTACTTCTGAATGACACTAGCCTAACTCCAGTCTCATTCATCCTAAATGGcatccctggattggaagaagtGCATCTGTGGGTCTCCTTCCCTCTGTGTACCATGTATAGCATTGCAATCACAGGGAACTTTGGCCTTATGTATCTCATCTACTCTGAAGAAGCCTTACACAGACCAATGCACATCTTCCTAGCCCTTCTTTCCTTCACAGATGTTCTCACGTGCACCAGCACTCTTCCCAACACTCTCTTCATATTGTGGTTCAATCTCAAGGAGATTGATTTTAAGGCCTGCCTGGCCCAGATGTTCTTTGTGCACACCTTCACAGGGATGGAGTCTGGGGTGCTCATGCTCATGGCCCTGgaccgctacgtggccatctgcTACCCCTTGCGCTATGCTACTGTTCTCACTAATGCAGTCATTGCCAAGGCTGGGCTCCTTACTTTTCTTAGAGGTGTAATGCTTGTTatccctttcactttcctcacCAAACGCCTGCCATACTGCAGGGGCAATGTCATACTACATACCTACTGTGACCACATGTCTGTGGCCAAGATATCCTGTGGCAATGTTAAGGTCAATGCCATCTATGGTTTGATGGTTGCCCTCTTGATTGGGGGCTTTGACATCCTGTGCATCACAGTCTCCTACACCATGATCCTGCAGGCAGTGGTCAGCCTGTCCTCAGCAGAGGCTCAGCAGAAAGCCTTCAGCACCTGCACTGCACACATCTTTGCCATCGTCATTACCTATGTCCCAGCCTTCTTCACCTTCTTTACACATCGTTTTGGGGGATGCTCCATTCCTCCACACATACATATTATTATGGCTAATCTCTATCTACTCATGCCTCCTACAATGAATCCTATTGTGTATGGGATAAAAACCAAGCAGATACAAACATGTATTACTAGGTTCTTGCTTAAAGGAAAGGACAATCCTTCTCATAACATTTAA
- the LOC133261243 gene encoding olfactory receptor 52N5-like, with protein sequence MLVSNNSCVPPKYFILNGIPGLERVHVWISLPFCTMYIISLLGNLGLVYLIHHEESLHHPMYFFLAMLSLVDLFTCTTTLPNALCIFWFNLKEINFNACLVQMFFVHGFTGVESGVLMLMALDRYVAICYPLRYATILTNPIIAKAGLVTFLRGALLMIPFPFLVNRLPFCQSNIISHTYCDHMSVVKLSCASIKVNVIYGLVVALLIGVFDISCISVSYTMILRAVVSLSSADARQKAFSTCTAHISAIIVTYVPALFTLFTHRFGGHSIPSSLHIIVANLYLLLPPTLNPIVYGIKTKQIRDNVIKLLQGEKGASTQDK encoded by the coding sequence ATGCTGGTTTCCAACAATTCATGTGTGCCccccaaatattttattcttaatggaattcctggtctggaaagagTACATGTATGGATCTCCCTCCCATTCTGCACCATGTATATCATCTCCCTTCTGGGAAACCTTGGCCTTGTGTATCTCATTCATCATGAGGAGTCCTTGCATCAtccaatgtatttttttctggcaATGCTCTCCCTCGTTGATCTCTTTACCTGTACCACTACCCTACCCAATGCACTCTGCATCTTCTGGTTCAATCTCAAGGAAATTAACTTCAATGCTTGTTTGGTCCAGATGTTCTTTGTCCATGGGTTCACAGGTGTGGAGTCTGGAGTGCTCATGCTCATGGCTCtggaccgctatgtggccatttgCTACCCACTGCGCTATGCTACCATACTCACTAACCCTATCATTGCCAAAGCTGGACTTGTCACCTTCCTGAGGGGTGCATTGCTGATGATTCCTTTTCCATTCTTGGTTAACCGTTTGCCCTTCTGCCAAAGCAATATTATCTCCCATACATATTGTGACCATATGTCAGTGGTGAAGTTATCCTGCGCCAGTATCAAGGTCAATGTCATCTATGGTCTGGTGGTTGCCCTCCTGATCGGAGTGTTTGATATCAGCTGCATATCTGTATCGTACACTATGATCCTTCGGGCGGTGGTCAGTCTCTCCTCAGCAGACGCTCGGCAGAAAGCCTTTAGCACCTGCACTGCCCATATATCTGCCATTATTGTCACTTATGTTCCAGCATTGTTCACTTTATTTACTCACCGTTTTGGAGGACACTCTATTCCCTCTTCTCTTCACATCATTGTGGCTAATCTTTATCTTCTTCTTCCCCCAACTCTCAACCCCATTGTTTACgggataaagacaaaacagattcGAGACAATGTCATAAAGCTCTTGCAGGGTGAGAAAGGTGCAAGTACTCAGGACAAGTGA